A window of Nocardia arthritidis genomic DNA:
GTATTTCGGCACCGCCCTGGTCTTGCTCAATCCGGTCCTCACCGGAATCAGGGTTACCTGGCGCAGCGTCACGATGATCGCGCTGCTCGGGATCGTCGTCGGTTGTGCGCTGTTGGCGCTGCGCGATATGGAGCGGCCGTTCTCCAGCGTCATGGGGATCTCGAAGGATGCGTTCGTCTACACCCAGTCACAGATCGAGCAGCCGCCCAGCGAACCCGGTGACAGCGCCAAATGAACCCGCGGTCCCCCGGACGCCTGCGCGGCTTGCTGACGGCCGGTGCCGTCCTGTCCGCGGCGATGCTCTCCGGAGGCAGGTCCGCCGCCGAACCGGTGGTCCCGAATCTGCCGTTCATCGCCGATATCGCGACCGGCAGCACCGCACCGACGGCCGCGCCGACCGGCAGTGCGGAAATCGGCAAACCACTCGCGTTGACACCCGAGATCGTCAGCGCCGCAGCGGATTACGATTCCGTAGCGGATCCCGGCTATCACCCGATCGCGCTCGGCCCCGCCGACGGCCCCCTCTCGGCGGCGTGCGCGGGCAGCGCGGCGGCGGCCGGGTCGGCGCTGCTGCTCGGATCCGCGGCGGGCAGCGGCCCGCTCGGGCCCGCGGCGATCATTCCCGGCTCGGCCGAATTGGCGATGGGCTCGGTCGCCCCCATGCTGCTGGGTTCGGCGGCGCCCGCGATCGGCTCGGCGACCGTACTGCTCGGCGTCACCGGATCCGCGATGACCGGCTCCGCGACGGCCGCCCTGCTGGCAGCCACCGGATCCACGCTGACCGGCTCGGGCGTGCCCGCGCTGCTCGGCTCGGCGGCGACCGACTCCGCGGCCGCCGCGCTACTGCTCGGCGTATTGGCCGCGCCGGGCGCCGGCAGTGCCGCCGCCGCGGGTAGCGCGCTGGTTCCTTGTTTGCTTGCCGTACCGGTAATTCCACCGACGCCCGGATTTCCGCTCGTCATCCCGCCTGCCGCCGCGCCACCCGGCGCACCCGTCGTGCCACAGCCCCCAGCGCCGCTACCCGCCGCCGCGCCGCAACCGGTCGCCGCGATCCCGCCGATCCCCTCGGCGGCCGAACCGGCGCCGCCGGTCGAGTTCGGCACCCTGGAGCTGGTCACGGTGCTGATCGTGACGATCATCGCCGCGTCGACGGCCAAGCGCGCGACCCAAGGGTGACCGACAGCCGATCGAATGCGGTGACTCGACGTGGCTTTCTTGTGCTGGTTCGTGGCTCGGCACATCGTACGAGCAATGGCGCGACCGCATCGGCGGTCCGTAGCCGCCGAGCAGTGAGATCCGTTGCGCGATGCCCGGTTTCGCCGAGAACGAGCCGGGTATGGCGGCCCTGTCCCTGATCCCATCGGTGGAGGAGCCACCATGCGGGAGGCCGAACGACGGCGGCTCGCCGAGGCGCTGCGCGGGTGCGTGGCGGGCGAGGTGCGTTTCGACGATGGCAGCCGGGCCATGTACGCCAACGACGCGTCGATCTACCGGCAGGTCCCGGTCGGCGTCGTCGTGCCGCGCGACGCCGACGACGTGCGCGGCGCGCTGGCGGTGTGCCGCGATTTCGGGGCCGCGGTCCTCGCGCGCGGCTGCGGCACCGGGCTGGCCGGTCAAAGCGTCAATGCCGCAGTGGTTTTCGATTTTTCCAAATATCTGAACTCGATACTCGAGATCGATGCGGACCGGCGGCTCGCCCGGGTGCAGCCGGGTGTCATCTGCGATGAATTGCGCTCGGCCGCCGCACCTTTCGGTCTGACCTTCGCGCCCGATCCGGCAACCCACGACCGCTGCACCATCGGCGGCATGATCGGCAACAACTCCTGCGGCACCCACTCCGTGCTCGGCGGAAAGACCGTGGACAACGTGCTGTCGATGACGGTATTGACCGCCGACGGAACGGAATTGACCGTTGGCCCGACACCCCCGGCCGAACTGGCCGCCCGGCGACGCGAGCCGGGACGGGTCGGCGACATCTACCGCGCGCTCACCGAACTGCGCGACGAATACACGGCCCTGATCCGCACCCGCTACCCCGATATTCCCCGGCGGGTTTCCGGATACAACCTCGATGCGCTGTTGCCCGAGAACGGCTTCGATACCGCCAAGGCGTTGGTCGGCACCGAGTCCACCTGTGTGCTCGTGCTGGAGGCGACGCTGCGGCTCATTCCGAATCCGAGTCATCGCGCGCTGCTCGTGGTCGGCTATCCGGATGCGGCGACCGCGGCCGACCATGTCACCGAATTCCACGATCCGCAGCTGGTCGGTCTGGAATGCTTCGACGCCGGTGTACTCGACAACCTGCGCAAACACCTTGGCAGCCAACCGAGTTCGGCGGAATTGCCGTCCGGGCGGGCCTGGCTGCTCGCCGAATACGGCGCCGACGACCAGGATCGGGCCACCGCCGCCGCGACACGAGTCGGGGATCGGATCGGCGCGCCCGGCTCGGCACGGATATTCGAAGATCCGGACGAGCAGGACGAGGTCTGGGAAATACGCCGCAGCGCAATCGAATTCGCCCGCATTCCGGGCGAGCATGCCGGACTCGCCGGGTGGGAGGACGCGGCGGTCGCGCCGGAGGTGCTCGGCGACTACCTGCGCGACTACTGTGCGCTGGTCGCGCGGTACGGCTATCACACCGTGCTGTTCGGGCATTTCGGCCAGGGCTGTGTGCACAACCGGCTGGACCTGGATTTCCGCACCGCCGACCGGGTGGCCGCCTTCTCCCGATTCCTGGCGGACGCGGGCGATCTGGTGGTGCGCTACGGCGGATCATTGTCCGGCGAACACGGTGACGGGCAGTTGCGGGCCGACCAGCTGGTCAAGATGTTCGGGCCCGACCTGGTGACGGCGTTCCGGAAATTCAAGGCGATCTTCGATCCCGAGGGCCGGATGAATCCGGGCAAGGTGGTGGACCCCTTCCGGCCCGACCAGAATCTGCGCTCCGGACCGGACAGCAAAGTGCGAACCGTCCGAACCCATTTCGCGTATCGGGACGACGAACGCGGATTCGCCGACGCCGCGAACCGATGCTTCGGCGTCGGCAAGTGCAGGCATCTCGATGGCGGCGTGATGTGCCCGAGCTTCATGGTGACCCGCGAGGAACAGCATTCGACGCGCGGCCGGGCCCGGCTGCTGTTCGAGATGATGGAGGGTCATCTCGCCGACGGGCCGGGCTGGCGCGATCCGCACGTCAAAGGCGCACTAGATCTTTGCCTGTCCTGCAAGGGCTGCCGCTCCGACTGTCCCGTCGGGGTGGATATGGCCACCTACAAGGCGGAATTCCTCTCGCACTATTACGCCCGCCGACTGCGGCCGCGAGCGGCCTACGCGCTCGGGTTGATTCCGTTGTGGGCCAAGGCCGCCAGTCACGCACCCCGGCTCGCCAACGCGGCCCTGCGCGCACCGGGCCTCGGCCGGATGCTGAAGTTCGCGGCGGGCGTCGCACCGGAACGCGCGGCGCCCTCGTTCGCGCACAACACCTTTCGCTCCTGGTTCGGCGGACGGCAGTCGGCGGCGGGCGAACCGGTGCTGCTGTGGCCGGATACCTTCACCAACTATTTCCAGCCCGGCATCGGCATGGCCGCGGTCGAGGTGCTGACGGACGCCGGTTGTGCCGTACAGCTCCCGGACCGTCAACTATGTTGTGGCAGGCCGCTTTACGACTACGGCATGGTACCCACCGCCAAGCGGTGGCTGCGCCGCGCCGTCGACGCGCTCGGCCCGGCCGCGGCCGCCGGACTCCCGGTGATCGGGCTCGAACCCAGCTGCGTCGCGGTATTCCGCGACGAACTGCGCAACCTGTTTCCCGACGACCTGGACGCGCATCGGGTCGCCAACGCCACCCGCACCCTCGGCGAATACCTGGTCGAACACGGCTATCACCCGCCCCGCCTGGCCCGGGACGCATTGGTGCAGACCCACTGTCACGACCATGCCGTCCTGCGTCCGGACGCCGACCGTGAGCTGCTCGCCGCCATGGGCGTCTCGGCCCGGTATCCCGATTCCGGATGTTGCGGTATGGCGGGCAGTTTCGGCTTCGAACGCGGTGAGCGCTATCGGGTGTCGATCGCCGCCGCGCAGCGGGTCATCCTGCCGCAGGTGCGTCGAGCAGAACCCGAAACCCTGCTGATCGCCAATGGTTTCAGCTGCCGCGAGCAAATCGCCCAGGCGACCGGACGGCAGCCGCTGCACCTGGCCCAAGCGATCCAATTGGCCATCGACGACGAGAAGGGCACGAAATAACCCATGAGCGAACAGCGCACGGCAGCAGACGTTCTCGTCGACCGACTGGTCGACTGGGGCGTCGACACGATATTCGGTCTGCCCGGTGACGGGATCAACGGCCTGATGGACGCACTGCGCAAGCGACGCGACGATATTCGCTACATCCATGTGCGCCACGAGGAAGTCGCCGCCATGGCGGCGGTCGGCTACGCCAAATTCACCGGCAAGCTCGGCGTCTGCTTCGCGACATCCGGGCCCGGCGCGATCCACCTGATGAACGGCATGCTCGACGCCAAGGTGGAACAGGCGCCGCTGCTTGCCATTACGGGCATGACCTATCACGACCTGATCGGAACGTCCTACCTGCAGGACATCAACACCGACTACGTGATGAACGACCTCACCGTCTACAACGCCCGCATCATGGGCCCCCAGCACGTGCTGAACGTCACCGACTATGCCTGCCGCACGGCGCTCACCCAGCGCGGTCCCGCGCATCTGGCCTTCCCCATCGATTACCAAGCCGCCGACGCCGAATCCGGAACCCGCTTCCAGCGCAACGTGTCCGGCCACACCTCAGCGAAATTCCAACCGCCGGTGCGTATTCCGCAACGCGAATTGCTGCGCCAGGCCGCCGACCTGCTCGGCGGGCGCAGCCGGGTCGCCATACTCGCCGGGGCGGGCGCCCGCGGGGCGGGTTCGGAACTGGAGCAGGCCGCCGAGAAGCTCGGCGCACCGATCATCAAGGGCCAGTTGGGTAAAGACTGCGTGCCGGACGACAGCCCGTACACCACCGGACCCGTCGCGCTGGTCGGCAGCCGCCCCAGCGAGGAGGCGCTGCAGGACTGTGACGCGCTGCTGATCGTCGGCAGCACAATGCCTTACCTCGAGTACTATCCGGAGCCCGGCCGCGCGGTATGCGTGCAGATCGATGACAAACCCGAACGCATCGGCCTGCGTCACCCCGTCGACGTCGGGCTCTGCGGCGACGCCAAGGCCACCTTGGCCGAACTCGTCGCGTTGCTGCCGCGAAACGAGGACCGCACCTTCCTGGAGCAGGCGCAGCGCGGTATGCGCGACTGGTGGGATCTGATGGCCGAACGCGGCACCCACACCGACGTTCCGATGCATCCGCAGGTGCCGACCTGGTACCTCAACGACGCGCTGACCGACGACGCCATCGTATGCGGCGACTCCGGCACCGTAACCACTTGGGCGGCAAGGCTACTCAAGATCCGCGGCAACCAGCGGTTCAGCTTCAGCGGCACCAACTGTTCCATGGCCGCGGCGCTGCCGTACGCCATCGGCGCCCAAGCGGCGTATCCGGGACGGCAGGTCGTCGCCTACACCGGGGACGGTTCGCTGACCATGCAGCTCGGCGACTTCCTCACCTGCGTCCAGCACGATCTGCCGGTCAAGGTCGTCGTCATCCGCAACGACACGCTCGGGCTGATCAAATGGGAGCAGATGGTCTTCCTCGGCAATCCGGAATACGGCGTGAACATGGCGCCGTTGGATTTCGTGAAATTCGCGGAAGCCTGTGGCGCCAAGGGATTTCGCATCGACGATCCCCGTCGCTGCCGCGATCAGCTGCTCGCGGCGCTCGGCCACCCCGGCCCGGTCATCGTCGAATGCGTAGTCGACGCGCACGAGCCGCCCATGCCTGCCAAGGTCAAGAAGGACCAGGTGCGAAAGCTCGTCAGCGCCCTGCGCGAAGGCACCCCCAACCGCCGCCGCATCGCCCTGCAAATGGTCAAGGACATGCTCGACGAGGCCAGCTTCGACGCCAGCCCCGGCCACGTCATCCCCGACGCCGTCGGCCGAGCCGCCAGCCGCGTCGTCCACCGCCACGACGGGAAGGAATAGCGCGGATCTCGCGATAGCACCTGTGCCACCATGTGCTGCATGGACACCGTCGGCCGGCGGGAATTGCGGCAAAACGCCTCCGAACTCGTGCGACGAGTCGAATCCGGCGAGGAATTGACCGTCACGATAGCGGGTCGGCCCAGCGCCCGGCTGGTACCGATGGCAACGGCACCGAGAACCTGGCGAACCTACGCACAGATCGCGGAGCTCTGGTCCGGCACCCCCGACACCGACTGGGAGGCCGACCGCGACCGAATCGACCAGCAACTGCGCGACCCGTCCTGAACCGTTCGATGGTCAAGGTGATCGAGGCCAGCCAACCGGCCAGTCCGCCGAGCAGCAGCAGCCACGCCGTGGTGCCCATCGCCGTGACGGCGGGCACACGGGTGGACGTCCGATCAGGCACGGGCCGCCTCGCGGGCCAGCGCCCGATCGCGCTGTTCCTCGAACCTAGGGATCTTCACCTTTTCCATATCGTCGAGGAAGGCGGCGAGCCGTTCCCTGGTCTGTTCCCCGCGGGTGCCGAAATCGGTGCGGCCGAAGATATTCCACTGCCGCAGCACCGGCTGGAGCACTTCCTCCAGGTGCTGGCGCAGGTCGTAGACGCCGTGTTTGGCCATCAGCACGCCGTTGCGGCGGAAGTTCGGCATTTGGGCGCCGGGCATGCGGAAGTTCTCGACGATATTGTCGATCGCGGCGATGGCCTGGTCGGGCGCCAGATCCAGGGCCGCGCCGCACACGGTGCGGTAGAAGATCATGTGCAGGTTCTCGTCGGCGGCGATGCGTTGCAGCATCCGGTCGGCGACGTCGTCGGCGCAGACCCGGCCGGTGTTGCGGTGGGTGACCCGGGTGGCCAGTTCCTGGAAGCTCACGTAGGCCACCGAGTGCAGGAATCCGCCGCCGTCGTCGAGCGTGACGGCGGCGCGCGGAGCGAACCCGTTGGTCATGTGCACCATGCGCGCCTGCTCCAGCGCGATCGGGTCGACGCCGCGGGTCACCACCAGATAGTCGCGAATCACGGTGCTGTGCCGCATTTCCTCGGCGGTCCACCGACCGACCCAGGTGCCCCACGCCCCGTCCTGCGAGAAGTTCTCGGCGATCTCGCGGTGATACGAGGGCAGGTTGTCCTCGGTGAGCAGATTGGTGATCATGGCGGCCTTGGCGACCTCGCTGAGCCTGGATTGTTCCGGCTCCCAATCGATTCCGCCGAGCATGGCAAAATTGCGCCCCTCGTCCCACGGCACATAGTCGTGCGGCTGCCAGTCCTTGGACATGGCCAGATGCCGGTGCACACAGGTCTCGGCGATGGGTTCCAGTTCGGTCAGTAGCTCGCGCTGGGTCAGATCACGCACCAATGCCGTTGTCCGCCTTTCTGTTTCGATGGCCCAAACGGCGATTTCGGCTCGCTGCCACCGATCTCGCCACATGGCATGACATCACCGCGTCGAGCCCCGCCAGTAGGGCAGCAGGTCCCACGACCGAAGGACCTAGGCCCCATCACCCGCGATACATCCGGCACATCCCGAGCCATAACCCACCATCGGCCTCGAAATTCGAGAATTTCTTGATTGCTTTGTTTCGCAACCAGTAGATCGATGCGGCGGTTTCTGCTAAACCTTCTCTTCGTGGCTGACGTAGTCGAGGTTCCTCCCACCGCCCCGGACGGGCGGTAGCGTGGGCTGGGCACGCAAGATCCTGCGCGTCGGCCGCATTGCCGAACCGGCCCCCGAACCGCCCGGCAGCGCGGAAACGCCT
This region includes:
- a CDS encoding FAD-binding and (Fe-S)-binding domain-containing protein, with product MREAERRRLAEALRGCVAGEVRFDDGSRAMYANDASIYRQVPVGVVVPRDADDVRGALAVCRDFGAAVLARGCGTGLAGQSVNAAVVFDFSKYLNSILEIDADRRLARVQPGVICDELRSAAAPFGLTFAPDPATHDRCTIGGMIGNNSCGTHSVLGGKTVDNVLSMTVLTADGTELTVGPTPPAELAARRREPGRVGDIYRALTELRDEYTALIRTRYPDIPRRVSGYNLDALLPENGFDTAKALVGTESTCVLVLEATLRLIPNPSHRALLVVGYPDAATAADHVTEFHDPQLVGLECFDAGVLDNLRKHLGSQPSSAELPSGRAWLLAEYGADDQDRATAAATRVGDRIGAPGSARIFEDPDEQDEVWEIRRSAIEFARIPGEHAGLAGWEDAAVAPEVLGDYLRDYCALVARYGYHTVLFGHFGQGCVHNRLDLDFRTADRVAAFSRFLADAGDLVVRYGGSLSGEHGDGQLRADQLVKMFGPDLVTAFRKFKAIFDPEGRMNPGKVVDPFRPDQNLRSGPDSKVRTVRTHFAYRDDERGFADAANRCFGVGKCRHLDGGVMCPSFMVTREEQHSTRGRARLLFEMMEGHLADGPGWRDPHVKGALDLCLSCKGCRSDCPVGVDMATYKAEFLSHYYARRLRPRAAYALGLIPLWAKAASHAPRLANAALRAPGLGRMLKFAAGVAPERAAPSFAHNTFRSWFGGRQSAAGEPVLLWPDTFTNYFQPGIGMAAVEVLTDAGCAVQLPDRQLCCGRPLYDYGMVPTAKRWLRRAVDALGPAAAAGLPVIGLEPSCVAVFRDELRNLFPDDLDAHRVANATRTLGEYLVEHGYHPPRLARDALVQTHCHDHAVLRPDADRELLAAMGVSARYPDSGCCGMAGSFGFERGERYRVSIAAAQRVILPQVRRAEPETLLIANGFSCREQIAQATGRQPLHLAQAIQLAIDDEKGTK
- a CDS encoding thiamine pyrophosphate-dependent enzyme, producing MSEQRTAADVLVDRLVDWGVDTIFGLPGDGINGLMDALRKRRDDIRYIHVRHEEVAAMAAVGYAKFTGKLGVCFATSGPGAIHLMNGMLDAKVEQAPLLAITGMTYHDLIGTSYLQDINTDYVMNDLTVYNARIMGPQHVLNVTDYACRTALTQRGPAHLAFPIDYQAADAESGTRFQRNVSGHTSAKFQPPVRIPQRELLRQAADLLGGRSRVAILAGAGARGAGSELEQAAEKLGAPIIKGQLGKDCVPDDSPYTTGPVALVGSRPSEEALQDCDALLIVGSTMPYLEYYPEPGRAVCVQIDDKPERIGLRHPVDVGLCGDAKATLAELVALLPRNEDRTFLEQAQRGMRDWWDLMAERGTHTDVPMHPQVPTWYLNDALTDDAIVCGDSGTVTTWAARLLKIRGNQRFSFSGTNCSMAAALPYAIGAQAAYPGRQVVAYTGDGSLTMQLGDFLTCVQHDLPVKVVVIRNDTLGLIKWEQMVFLGNPEYGVNMAPLDFVKFAEACGAKGFRIDDPRRCRDQLLAALGHPGPVIVECVVDAHEPPMPAKVKKDQVRKLVSALREGTPNRRRIALQMVKDMLDEASFDASPGHVIPDAVGRAASRVVHRHDGKE
- a CDS encoding type II toxin-antitoxin system Phd/YefM family antitoxin codes for the protein MDTVGRRELRQNASELVRRVESGEELTVTIAGRPSARLVPMATAPRTWRTYAQIAELWSGTPDTDWEADRDRIDQQLRDPS
- a CDS encoding acyl-ACP desaturase yields the protein MVRDLTQRELLTELEPIAETCVHRHLAMSKDWQPHDYVPWDEGRNFAMLGGIDWEPEQSRLSEVAKAAMITNLLTEDNLPSYHREIAENFSQDGAWGTWVGRWTAEEMRHSTVIRDYLVVTRGVDPIALEQARMVHMTNGFAPRAAVTLDDGGGFLHSVAYVSFQELATRVTHRNTGRVCADDVADRMLQRIAADENLHMIFYRTVCGAALDLAPDQAIAAIDNIVENFRMPGAQMPNFRRNGVLMAKHGVYDLRQHLEEVLQPVLRQWNIFGRTDFGTRGEQTRERLAAFLDDMEKVKIPRFEEQRDRALAREAARA